The sequence GCTATTTTCTGGTGGCCAGATAAGATAGAACCTGCTCTAGTAACCGATATAGGTTCTACATTAGATGTATTCACTACGGTAAGTAATATAGTAGGAGCAAACCTTCCAGAAGATCGACAAATAGATGGTTTAGATCTATCTCCAGTACTTCTTGAAGGAAAAAGATCGCCAAGAGAGGATATGTTGTTCTACAGGAATACCACAGTATATGCGGCAAGAAAAGGGGCATTTAAGTTACACTATATAACTAGACCTGTAAGAGGGGAAAAAACTATACACGACACCCCCTTGTTATTTAATGTTGATGAAGATCCTAACGAACGTTATAATATAGCTGAACAATACCCTAATGTTATAGAGGAAATCCACCGTATTGTAGAAGATCATAAAGGCACTATTGTTCCTGTAAAGGATCAGTTAAAAGACAGAATATCAATAAAAAAATAGAATTGTATAAACTAAAATAATTATGAAACACCTTTTCTTACTATTGCTTATTATCAATATAACCGGATGTACAGGCAACAACAAAGAACAACAAAAACAACCACCAACTAATATTCTTTTCCTATTCGCCGATGATCAAAGAGGACATACCATAAGAGCATTGGGAAATGATCAAGTAATAACACCAAACCTCGACAAATTAGTAAAGGGAGGGACTTCTTTTGATAATACCTATGTAATGGGATCTATGGTGGGCGCTGTATGTGCACCAAGTAGAGCCATGTTAATGACCGGCAGAACCCTTTTTAATATTGATCCAACTGGGCACTCTATAGATACAAGTCATGTTACGCTGCCTAAAACACTTTCCAGCGTAGATTATAATACATTTCATATTGGTAAATGGCATAATGGTCGCCCAGCATTCAATAGAAGTTTTGGGGATGGTTCTAAAATATTTTTTGGGGGTATGCATAGCCAGTATAACGTTCCTACCTACGAGTACAATATGGAAGAGCACTATGATAAGTCTCATCAAAATGAATTATCGCCAGTACATTCTTCTGAGCTTTATGCTGATGCAGCGGTAAATTTCTTGGAAAATTACAGCAACGAAAACCCTTTCTTTATGTATGTAGCCTTTCAGGCACCACATGATCCTAGAGAAATGCCCAAAAAATACTTAGATATGTATGATGTGGACAGCATTACCCTGCCACCTAATTACATGCCACAACATCCTTTTGATAATGGAGAGTTGGATATACGAGACGAATGGCTTGCAGGATATCCTAGAACAGAAAAAGAAGTAAAAGCCAACATCGCGGCGTACTACGCTATGATCACACATTTAGATGAACAAATCGGACGTATTCTGCAAACATTAGAAGAAAAGGGTTTGGCGGAAAACACACTAATCGTCTTTGCAGGAGACAATGGGTTAGCCGTTGGACAGCATGGCTTAATGGGTAAGCAAAATCTGTATGAGCACAGCGTAGGCGTTCCCTTAATCTTTGCGGGGCCCGGAGTGCCAAAAGGAGAGCAAAGAGAAGCGTTAAGTTATTTATCTGATTTATACCCCACTTTTTGTGCTGTAACCGGAGCCGATGTACCTGAAACTGTACAAGGGAAGAGCTTATGGAAGGTGGTACAGGGAAAGGAATCTTCCGTTCGAAATAGTAGTTTTTTTGTGTATAAAAACTTTCAACGAGCAGCTCGCAACAACCAATGGAAGATTATCAAATATAATGTAGGTGATAAAGTTACTACACAACTTTTTGATCTAAAAAATGACCCATTTGAGATCAATAATTTAGCAGGCAATCCTACATACGCCAACCAATTAAAAGACATGGAAAATCTTTTGGCGCAAAAAATGCTTGAGGAAAACGATAAAGCAGACTTAAGCAAACCACAATGGGGAGTAGCTGTATTGCCAGCATGGAAAGACAGAGTGAAACCTGAAATTGTTGAACATC is a genomic window of Flagellimonas sp. CMM7 containing:
- a CDS encoding sulfatase-like hydrolase/transferase; protein product: MKHLFLLLLIINITGCTGNNKEQQKQPPTNILFLFADDQRGHTIRALGNDQVITPNLDKLVKGGTSFDNTYVMGSMVGAVCAPSRAMLMTGRTLFNIDPTGHSIDTSHVTLPKTLSSVDYNTFHIGKWHNGRPAFNRSFGDGSKIFFGGMHSQYNVPTYEYNMEEHYDKSHQNELSPVHSSELYADAAVNFLENYSNENPFFMYVAFQAPHDPREMPKKYLDMYDVDSITLPPNYMPQHPFDNGELDIRDEWLAGYPRTEKEVKANIAAYYAMITHLDEQIGRILQTLEEKGLAENTLIVFAGDNGLAVGQHGLMGKQNLYEHSVGVPLIFAGPGVPKGEQREALSYLSDLYPTFCAVTGADVPETVQGKSLWKVVQGKESSVRNSSFFVYKNFQRAARNNQWKIIKYNVGDKVTTQLFDLKNDPFEINNLAGNPTYANQLKDMENLLAQKMLEENDKADLSKPQWGVAVLPAWKDRVKPEIVEHLREMAKEEREKRGFVDEN